A region of the Campylobacter cuniculorum DSM 23162 = LMG 24588 genome:
TGGCACTAAATTTGCATTCAAAAAGGACAGGAACAACGCGATTATCATATTTCAAAGTTTCACAAGTAAAATCAGGGATTCCACCGCCCTTTGCATTTTTTGTTTTACTAAAGCCTTTTAATGATTCCTTAAGATAAGCACTTGCATCTTGTTGCCTAAAATGCTCACCCTTGACTAATCCTAACTTTTTTAACGTGTCTTTAACATAATCATCAACATCGCTTTCTCTAGACCACATATTTCTCCTTTCATCACTCATTAAAATTCGTCAAATTTGCATTGTTTAAAGACAAATCATAATAATTTGCGTCCTCTCTTAAAGTAAAGCCATAATGTCTCCAAAATTCGTTTCCTAAATCATTGCGTTTAAAAGCAATGAGTGCGATTTTATTGATTTTTTCACGTTTTAAAGCCTCCAAACAAAAACGAGTCATTTCGTGAGCTATGCCTTTTTTTCGATGATTAGAATGCACACAAACATGATAAAATCCGCCCGTGCGTCCATCATGTCCGCAAAGTATGCTTCCTACAATCTCGCCTTCAATCTCTGCAACCGCACTTAAATTTGGATTCCTTTCCAAAAAATTGAGTATATTTTCTTCGCTATCATCAATGCTTCTAAGTCCAAAACCTTTAATCTCACACCAAAGTTTATAAACCGCTTTATAATCGCTTTTTTTCATTGCTCTTATGATCATAATTTTCCTTATATATTTGCTAAAAATTTAAGTCCCTCATCCTCATCAAAACCAAACATTAAATTCATATTTTGAATCGCTTGTCCTGCCGCACCTTTGATGAGATTGTCTAAAGCACTGATGATGACAATAAAACCTGTGCGTTTATCAATGCTAAAATTTATATCCACGAAATTAGTATTTTTAACCCACCGCGTTTGAGGAAATAATTGCGGTGCTAAAAGTCTTATAAATTTCTTGTTTTTATAGTATTTTTCATAAATTTTTCTAAGCTCTTCATCGCTTAAATTTATCTTAGGTTTTACATAAGAACTCGTTAAAATACCTCTTTGCATAGGCACAAGATGGGGGGTGAATTGTAGAGTGATTTTTCGCCCTGCTGCAAGGCTTAATTGCTCTTCAATCTCGGGCGTATGTCTGTGTGTGCAAATTCCATAAGCCTTGAAATTTTCATTAACCTCACAAAAAAGATTCTCAATTTTTACCCCGCGTCCAGCTCCGCTCACACCGCTTTTTGCATCAATAATGATAAAATCCAAATCTATAATATCTTCCTTTATTAAAGGATAAAGACTCAATATAGAACAAGTTGTATAACAACCCGGATTGGCTATAAAATTTGCCTTCTTAATTTTTTCCTCATAAAGCTCACAAAGCCCATAAACAGCAGAATCTAAAAGCTGTAAATTGCTATGAGAAAAATGATACCATTTTTCATAATCCTGTGGATTTTTAAGCCGAAAATCTGCACTTAAATCAATGATTTTCATTTTTGAAAGTAAATTTTCATTTAAAATCTTTGCTGTGAATTCGTGCGGAGTTGCAGTGAATAAAACATCAATTTTTTTATCCAAATTGTCTAAATTTTCATCTTCAAAAAGCAAATCAAAATTAAAATTTGGATAAAGTTTGTTGTATTTTTCTCCCCTATGATTCTTAGAACCCAAATAAACAATCTCAACCTTAGAATGCAAAAGCAACAAACGCACGAGCTCACTTCCTACATATCCGCTCGCTCCTAAAATTCCTATTTTTAATTTCATTCTTTTTCCTTTAAAAGCTTTCATTTTAATATTTTTTTAAAAAAAAGAAGCTTAAAACTTGAGAAATTTTTAAAGATTTTAAGCAAAGTTTTAAATTTATAACTAAGATTAAGATAAAATGCTTCAATTTAATGATAATTTTTAAAAATTATCTAAACAAAAAATATTATTTTTAGTATATTTAACACCAAAAAATGCTAAGTTATAAGAAACAATTTTAAAAACTAAAATTTTCTGTAAATCTTAAATTTATATTTTAGATTTTTTTAAAACATAAAGCTGTTCATGTATGTGCATAGGACGATTTTTGAGATTTCTTGAGCCACGAAAGGTGTTGTATTTTTGCTCCAAAATTTCGCATTTTCCAAGAGTTTTAAGTTTTTTTATAAATTGTTCTTTTTTTACAAAACCTTCGCAATTATAACTTAGCAAAATCACCTTTGCCTTTAAGGTTAAAATCAATTCAAAAAGAGAATCTTCCGCGTCTTTTTGACGATTATAAACACTGCGATTCCAAAGTTTTGGAATACCGCTTATATGAGAAATATTTTTTGGTTTTTGATAAGCTGCAATCAAATTGAGCATAAAATAATTTGAACCATAAGGATGTTGATTATAAGGGGGATCAAGATAAGCCACATCGACAAAATCAAGCTCTTTAGCCAAGATATTTGCATCTTTTTGCAAGACCTTAAATTCGCAATTAAAATTTGAAAAAATAGGCATTTTTAAAGAAATATCGCCTAAAATTCGCCCCAATGCATTTCCTGCCTCACCCCCAAATTTACCTCTGCCGTCTTTTCCCTTGTAAAAACCTTTAAAGACTCCGCTGGTATTAGAATGCACACTCGCCTCATAGAGCAGGGGAGCGATGAAAAAATGACTTAATTCTTTGGGGATTTGTGCGTCAATTTTTGCCCTCATACTATCGATATACATTGCATTTCTTAATGTGTAAAACACTCTTTCATTTTTTTGTATATTCTGTGCGTCTTTTGGTGCATAAAGCTCTGTAATAAAGCCTTTTTGAAGCTCTAAATCATGCGTAAGCAAATGATGATAGTTTTTAAGCTCTTTTTGCAAAGTTCTGCTTTTATTTTGCAAATAACATTCATTGATGATTTTTGAATAAAGCTCTAAATCATTTGCAATGATAAAATTGGCATAAGATTTTGCAAAACGAGAGACAATGCCTGAACCGCTAAACATATCCAAAAAGCTGATTTTTTCTGTTTTAAG
Encoded here:
- a CDS encoding GNAT family N-acetyltransferase; amino-acid sequence: MIIRAMKKSDYKAVYKLWCEIKGFGLRSIDDSEENILNFLERNPNLSAVAEIEGEIVGSILCGHDGRTGGFYHVCVHSNHRKKGIAHEMTRFCLEALKREKINKIALIAFKRNDLGNEFWRHYGFTLREDANYYDLSLNNANLTNFNE
- the argC gene encoding N-acetyl-gamma-glutamyl-phosphate reductase; translation: MKLKIGILGASGYVGSELVRLLLLHSKVEIVYLGSKNHRGEKYNKLYPNFNFDLLFEDENLDNLDKKIDVLFTATPHEFTAKILNENLLSKMKIIDLSADFRLKNPQDYEKWYHFSHSNLQLLDSAVYGLCELYEEKIKKANFIANPGCYTTCSILSLYPLIKEDIIDLDFIIIDAKSGVSGAGRGVKIENLFCEVNENFKAYGICTHRHTPEIEEQLSLAAGRKITLQFTPHLVPMQRGILTSSYVKPKINLSDEELRKIYEKYYKNKKFIRLLAPQLFPQTRWVKNTNFVDINFSIDKRTGFIVIISALDNLIKGAAGQAIQNMNLMFGFDEDEGLKFLANI
- a CDS encoding DNA adenine methylase, with protein sequence MQESPRFLKEQIITYLGNKRALLGFLSQGFEFAKKELKTEKISFLDMFSGSGIVSRFAKSYANFIIANDLELYSKIINECYLQNKSRTLQKELKNYHHLLTHDLELQKGFITELYAPKDAQNIQKNERVFYTLRNAMYIDSMRAKIDAQIPKELSHFFIAPLLYEASVHSNTSGVFKGFYKGKDGRGKFGGEAGNALGRILGDISLKMPIFSNFNCEFKVLQKDANILAKELDFVDVAYLDPPYNQHPYGSNYFMLNLIAAYQKPKNISHISGIPKLWNRSVYNRQKDAEDSLFELILTLKAKVILLSYNCEGFVKKEQFIKKLKTLGKCEILEQKYNTFRGSRNLKNRPMHIHEQLYVLKKSKI